A genomic window from Zalophus californianus isolate mZalCal1 chromosome 13, mZalCal1.pri.v2, whole genome shotgun sequence includes:
- the LOC113935064 gene encoding ATP synthase subunit f, mitochondrial-like isoform X2 — protein MASVVPVKEKKLMDVKLGEPSSWILMQDFTPKGIAGAFQREHERLRKYH, from the exons ATGGCATCAGTCGTACCAGTGAAGGAGAAGAAGCTCATGGATGTGAAACTAGGAGAGCCGTCCAGCTGGATACTGATGCAGGATTTCACCCCTAAGGGCATTGCTGGAGCatttcaaagag AACATGAGCGGCTACGCAAGTACCACTGA
- the LOC113935064 gene encoding ATP synthase subunit f, mitochondrial-like isoform X1, protein MASVVPVKEKKLMDVKLGEPSSWILMQDFTPKGIAGAFQRGYYWYYKYVNVKKGGVAGISMVLVVYVLFNHCGCYKELKHERLRKYH, encoded by the coding sequence ATGGCATCAGTCGTACCAGTGAAGGAGAAGAAGCTCATGGATGTGAAACTAGGAGAGCCGTCCAGCTGGATACTGATGCAGGATTTCACCCCTAAGGGCATTGCTGGAGCatttcaaagaggttactacTGGTATTACAAGTATGTCAATGTGAAGAAAGGGGGCGTTGCTGGGATTTCTATGGTGCTGGTAGTTTATGTGCTTTTCAACCACTGTGGATGCTACAAGGAACTCAAACATGAGCGGCTACGCAAGTACCACTGA